The region CCGACGCCACCCTCAACCGGGGCGGCGTACGCCTGGGCACGGCCGAGTTCTACTCGGTGGTCGAGGGGCTGGACGAAGTCACCGACTCGGTGGTGGTGCACCTGGAGGACGACGAGGGCGGGGCCGGCGAGCTGCTGCTGTTCGTGGTGCTCGCCGAGGGGCTCGAACTCGACGACCCGATGAAGGCGAAGATCGCCCGTGAGCTGCGGACCGCGCTGTCGCCCCGGCACGTACCGGACGAGATCCACCAGGTCCGGGCGGTGCCCCGGACACTGTCCGCGAAGAAGCTTGAGGTCCCGGTCAAGAAGATCCTCACCGGTACGCCGGTAGCCGCGGCCGCCGCAACCGGGGCGCTGGTGAATCCGGAGTCGTTGCTCGCCTTCGAACTCTTCGCCAAGAACCGGGCCCGGGGCTGACGAACGGGCGGCGTACTTGATCCGCTCGACCGACAACGTGAGTACGCCGCCAGAGCGTCTCATCTTTCGTGGGCGCCTACCTACAGCTGACCATTACCGACACCGTCGACCCGAGCACCGGCCGAGGCGAGGCGCTCAGCCCGTTCGCCCGGATGGTGCGTACCGCCTGGTGTCACCTGCCGGCGGACTGGGTGGTCGACGGGGCACTCGCCTCCGGGCGGCGCGCCGTACTGGTCGACCGGCTGGTGGGTCCGGGGCGGACCCCGTACCGGGGGCGGTTCGTGGTGCTGCGGGTCCAGGCCACGGTGCTGACCCCGGCACAGGCGCGGGCCCGGCCCTGGCTCGGTGACGTCGCCGGCTGCTACCGCTGCGGTCCGGACGGCGTGCTGCGTGAAGTGTTCCCGTCTGAACTGTGAACACCCGGTGTCGGCTCAGGACAGGTCGAGGGTGACCCGTTCCGAGGCCAGCCGGCCGGCCAACCGGGCCCGGTCGAGGTTTCCGCAGAGCACCACGCTCGCCCCGGCGACCAGGGGCGCGAGCAGCCAGTCCACCGGATCCGGGTGGGTGGCCGCGTCGATCAGCACCCGTGCGCCGGCGGTGATCCCGAGCGTCGCCGCGGATCGGGCCGCGAGCCCGGTCAGGTCGGCGTCCTGCGGGCCACCGCCCGGTTGCGGGGTGAAGTGGTCGCCGTGCCCACGGACCTGCACGACGTAGTCGGCGAAGCCCGGCGGGAGCGTACGCAACGGGGCGGCCATCGGGGCGAGCGCCAACGCGTACCGGTCACCGGCCGACCAGGCCGACGCGGTGTCGAGCCGGTCGGCGGCCACGAAGAGCACGTCCACCGGACGTGGCGGCTCGGGACTGTCCGACGCCGCCCCGGCGGCCGGTACGGCCAGCCCGGCACCGTGCACCGCCAACCCCGCCGACCAGCAGCCGAGCAGTACGGCGGCGGACTGCCAGTGCGGCGGCAGCAGCGCACCGGCCCGGTCGCCGGGAGCCAGCCCGGCCGAGTCGACCAGCAGGTTTCCGGTTTTGGCGACCCAGTTGGCCAGCGTCGCCCCGGACAGTTCCGTACGGTCGCCGGTGGCGTCGTCGTACCAGGTCAGCAGGGGCCGGGTCGGGTCGGCGGCGACCGCTGCGGCGAGCACCCGCGCGATGTTGTCGGCCGTCGTGGTTTTGTCCGTCATCGCCACTGAGGATAGCCTTCGCGGCTGGGTCCGGGTCCGGCCGCCGGCTCACGTCAGTCGCCGGAAAGACAGCGGGCTGTCGGGTCGCAGTCGACGCCGGGACAGCGGGGCGGCGTAGGCTTGGCAAGAGTGTTGTTCCCCACAACCCCGCAGTTTGAGGAGTCGCCAAGTGACCCCCGGTCGCCCGCCCCGCGTGCTCATCGACGCCACCAGCGTCCCCGCCGACCGGGGCGGCGTCGGTCGATACGTCGATGGACTGCTCGGCGCGCTGGGCAAGCTGTGCGCATCCGGTGGCGTCGATCTCGCCGTCGTCGGGCTGCGGACCGACACCGAGCGGTACACGCGGATGCTGCCGGCCGCCGAGGTGATCTCCGCGCCGGCCGCCGTCGCCCACCGCCCGGCCCGGCTGGCCTGGGAGCAGACCGGGTTGCCGCTGCTCGCCCAGCAGGTCGGCGCGCAGGTGCTGCACTCGCCGTTCTACACCTGCCCACTGCGGGCCGGCGCCCCGGTCACGGTGACCGTGCACGACGCGACCTTCTTCACCGAACCGGAGCACTACGACAAGTCGCGGCGGACCTTCTTCCGCAGCGCGATCAAGACCTCGCTGCGCCGGGCCGACCGGGTGATCGTGCCGAGCAAGGCCACCCGGGACGAGCTGATCCGGCTGCTCGACGCCGACCCGACCAAGATCGACGTCGCCTACCACGGGGTCGACCAGAGCGCCTTCCACGCCCCCACCGAGGAGGAGAAGGCCCGGGTACGCGCCCGGCTCGGCCTCGGCGGGCACAACTACGTGGCGTTCCTCGGGGCCAAGGAGCCGCGCAAGAACGTACCGAACCTGATCCGGGGCTGGGTGCTCGCCGTACAGGACCGGGCCGATCCGCCGGCCCTGGTCATCGCCGGTGGTCAGGGGCACGACGACGACATCGACCAGGCCGTCGCCGACGTACCGGCGCACCTGCGGCTGCTCCGCCCCGGCTATCTGCGCTACGCCGACCTGCCCGGCTTCCTGGGCGGTGCCCTGGTCGCCGCCTACCCGTCGTACGGGGAGGGCTTCGGCCTGCCGATCCTGGAGGCGATGGCCTGCGCCGCACCGGTGCTCACCACGCCCCGGCTGTCGCTGCCCGAGGTCGGCGGCGACGCGGTCGCGTACACCAGCGAGGACCCGCAGCAGATCGCCACCGACCTGGCCGCGCTGCTCGACGACGAGGCGCGCCGGCTGGCGCTGGCCAAGGCGGGTCTCGACCGGGCCAAGGAGTTCACCTGGGAGTCCAGCGCCGAGGTGCACCTGGCGGCCTGGACCCGGATCAGCGGATGAACCCGACGTCCAGGGTGAGGGCAAGCATGCATATGAGGGGCAAAACGTCCGGCATGATGTGTTGATGTTTTTCGCCGTCATCCCGGCCGGCGGCAGTGGCACCCGCCTCTGGCCGCTGTCCCGCGCCGGACACCCGAAGTTCCTGCACCCGCTCACGGGCACCGACGCGTCACTGCTCCAGGCGACGGTCGACCGCCTTGGTCCGCTCACCACCGGCGACCGGACCCTGGTGGTCACCGGCGTCGCCCACGTCACCGCCGTGGCCCGCCAGCTCGCCGAGCTGCCGGAGGAGAACATCCTGGTCGAGCCGTCGCCCCGGGACTCCTGCGCGGCCATCGCCCTGGCCGCGGCGGTGATCGCGCTGCGCGAGCCGACGGCGGTGATGGGCTCGTTCGCCGCGGACCACCTGATCGGCGACCCGGCCCGCTGGGTCGACACCGTCCGGCTGGCGATCACCGGCGCCGAGCAGGGCCTGCTGATGACGGTCGGCATCACCCCGACCCGCCCGGAGACCGGCTACGGCTACCTCCAGTGCGGCCCGCTGATCGACGGCGGCCCGCTGCGCAAGGTGGACGAGTTCAAGGAGAAGCCCGCCGCCGACGTCGCCGAGGCGTACGTCCGGTCCGGGCACTACCTCTGGAACGCCAGCATGTTCGTCTGGCAGGTGGACGTGTTCCTGACCGAGCTGGCCCGCCAGCAGCCCGAACTGCACGCCGGGGTGACCGCCATCGCGCGGGCCTGGCACACCCCGGAGCGGGAGGACGTACTCGGCCGGATCTGGCCCACGCTGACCAAGATCTCGGTCGACTACGCGGTGATGGAGGGCGCGGCGGCGGCCGGTCGGGTGGCCACCGTCCCCGGCGACTTCGGCTGGAACGACATCGGCGACTTCCACACCCTCGGGGACGTACTGCCGGCGGACTCGGACGGCAACGTGGTGCTCGGCGGCGACGAGACCGAGAAGCCCGGCGTCCTGCTCTGGGACAGCACCAATCTGGTAGTGGTGCCGCACTCCGGCCGGCTGGTGGCCACCCTCGGCCTGCACGACCTGATAGTGGTGGACACGCCCGACGCATTGATGATCTGCCCCCGCGACCGGGCCCAGGACGTGAAGAAGCTCGTCGACGAGTTGAAGCAGCGCGACGAGGAGAACTACATCTGAGCCGAACGGCGTTGGCGCCGGTCCGTACGCTGATCGACATGACCGGCGCCGTGCACACCGTGGACCTGGCCCTCGGCGGTAACGAGGCAAGTGACCTGCTGCCCGTACGGGCACCCGAGGTGCTCGCCGCGTACGACGCCCGACTGGCGTTCTGGACGGTGCTCGACGAGGCGCCGGTCGAGCGTTGCGTCGGCCTGCTGGTGCAGCACCACGGCGGCGGGTGGGCGGCGTATCCGCTGGCCGGGGACGCGGGGCCGGAGCAGGGCCGGACCGAGGACGCCGAGGCGCTGGCCCGGTTCGGTGAGTGGATCTACGTGCTCGGGTCGCACTTCGGCTCGAAGGCCGGGCCGCTGCGTCCCCGCCGCGCGTTCGTGGCCCGGTTCCGGGAGGCGGACGCCACCACCGGCCTGCTCCGGTTGCAGGTGGTGCGCAACCAGTTCCGGCTGCACCGCGCGGTCAACGACGTACTGGCCGGCGCGGACATCACCGTCCTGCCGCCCGGCGACCGGGTCCGGCACCGGTTCATCGCCGAGACGGTGGCCCGGGGCAGCGCGCGGGCGAAGACCTGGGTGAGCCGGCTCGCCCCGGACGACCACCCGCTCAACGTGGAGGGCGCCGCCTTCACCCCGACCGGATCCCTGCTGCTCGGGCTCCGGTTCCCGGTCACCGACCGGGGCGAACCGATCCTGGTCGAGGTGACCGGGATGGCCGGGATGTTCGAGTCGGGCTCCTGGCCACGGGTGATCCGGGCGTACGCGTTGACCGGGGTGACCCCGCCCGGTGCGCTGACCGGGTTCCGGGCGCTGTCGGCCGACGCCGACGGGTCGTACTCGGCGGTGATCGGCTCGATCGACGCGCTCGGCAAGGGTTCGGTGCTGCTCGACGACCACCCGGCCGGCGGTGACGTGACCTCCCGACACGTACGTTTCCGACTGCCGTCCGACGCCGGGCCGCTGCCGTCGGACGCCGACGGGTCGGCCGGGTCGGGTCGACGGGAGGTTCCGGGGGAACTGGTGGCCGACCTCGCCCCACTGCGCAATGTGGAGGGACTGGCCGAGGCGGCGGGCGGGCACCTCTACGTGACCGACGAGGACCAGCGGATCGGGCTCTGGTCCAGTCCCTCGCTGGAGTGGGACGTCCGGGCGACACCTTCGCGGACCAGCGGCCGCGAACCCTCGTGGTGAACTGCCCGGACGTCCGTTCCTCCCCATGACCCGGCAAGACCTGCGTCGCGCTGGGCAATAGCGAGCATGCCGGGACGGCACCGGGGCAGTCGAGGTCTTTCAGTTCACGCTGAAAGATGCAGGTGGATCGAGCCGGGTACGATGCGACAGGTGTCGGAATGCCCCCTGGCCGCCACCACCGGGAGCCGCCTGGATGCTGAGAATCTTCTTCTCCAGTAAGGACATCGCCCGGACCCGGGTCGCCGCCGCGGCCGATCCGATCTGGGAACTGATCCTGAGCCTGCACATGTTGCAGAGCCGCACCCACGACCCGGTGATGTCCGGCTGGCGGCGCGACGTCTACCGGGGCCTGCGCCGGGAGAACCTCGCCGGCCAGCAGCGCCTGCTCTTCGCACTCAACCCGCCGCGCGGCTACTTCCCCGACTTCCTCACCCCGGTGCAGAGTTCCCAGGGCCTGGAAGCGGGTCTGGACGCGATCCGCTCCACGCCGGCCCGACTGCTGCACCACGACCTGTCCGTGCTCGCCACCGAGAACGCCCTGCCCGGTTCGGCCCACCCGCTCGCCCGTGGCGAGCCGGAGGTGCTGCGCCACCTCACCGACTCGATGCGGCAGTACCAGTCGGTGGCGCTCGGACCCTACTGGGACCGGGTCGAGGCGGCCGTCGAGGCGGACCGGATCCGCCGGGCCAGGGCCCTGCTCGACGGCGGTGCCGAGGGACTGCTGGCGAGCCTGCGACCGGCGGTCCGCTACTCGGCCGGCGTGCTGGAGGTGTTGGACTACCCGTACAGCCGGGAACTGCACCTCGGCGACCGTGGACTGACGCTGATCCCGTCGTTCTTCTGCTCGCGTACGCCGGTGGCCCTGTTCGATCCGGACCTGCCACCGGTGCTGGTCTACCCGGTCGACCGGCTCGGCGGGCTCACTCCCGCACCCGGTGAGGGGGCCGGTCCGGCGCCCGCCGTCGGCCAGGGCAGCGGCCGGGAGGCGTTGGCCGCGTTGCTCGGCCGGACCCGGGCCAACGTGCTCGAAGTGGTGGACGAGGGCTGCTCGACCGGGGAGGTGGCCCGCCGGCTGCACATCTCGCCCGCCGCCGCCAGCCAGCACGCCACCGTGCTGCGCAACGCCGGACTGCTGGTCAGCCAGCGGGACCGCAACACCGTACGGCACACGCTCACCCCGCTGGGCAGGGCGATGCTGCACCAGTGAAGCCGTACGCCGCCGGCTGCCGGTGCTCGGGTGGGTTCAGAGGGCGAGGGCGGCCACCGCTGTGCTGCCGGACGGCGGCGCGGTCACCGACGACGCCACCCCTTCGGCGGCCAGTGCGGCACGCAACCGGTGCAGGTCAGCGCCGAACCGGACGAGCGTGCCGGCGGCCGAACCCGTCGCGGCGGTGTCGTCCGGGGGAGTGCAGAGCACCATCGCGGTGGCGCCCGCCGGCCAGTCCGGTACGGCGCCGGCCAGCCGGTCGCGTACCTCCTCGTGGGTGACCATAGAGAAGAGCGTGCCGGGCGCCACCACGTCGGCCACCATGGCGATCGCCCGGTCCACCACCGCCGGGTCGACCCCGGTGCCGTCCGGCCCGGCCCCGGTCGGCGTCGCCTCGGCCAGGGTGGCCGCCGCGCGCAGACCGCTGGCCCGCGCCTCGGCCGTGCCGAGCGAGAACAGGTCCTGTTCGGCGTTGCGGACCAGGACCGCCGCACCCGCCCCGTCGACCGGGTCGACCGCGTTGAGGTAGCCCCGGATGACCGCCACCGGCACCTGGTCGCGTTTGCCCTTGACCAGTTCGCCCGCGCCGGCCAGCTCGTCGACCACGGCCATCTGGGTGATGCTCAGCTCGTTGCCGTACGGGTCGACCTCGCCCCGGTGGTCCCGGATCGCGCTCAGGCCGGCGACGCCGAGCGCCACGTCGGTGAGCCCGTTGCGCCACGGCCGCCCCATCGTGTCCGACACGATCACCACCACGTCCGCGCCGTGCCGCTCGCGCAGTGCCGCGCGCAGCCCACGGGCGGAGGCGTCCGGGTCCTTGGGCAGCAGCACCAGCCGCGACGGGTCCACATTGGACGCGTCGATGCCGGCCGAGGCCATCACGAAGCCGTGATGGGTCTGCACGATCCGGGTGGGTCCGCGCCGGGCCACCGGCCGGGCGGTCTCCGCGGTCAGGATCTCCTCCCGCGCCGCCTCCCGTTCCGGCCCGTCGGCCGCCGGTACGTCGACCAGCCGGCCCTCCGCCTTCGAAACGATCTTGCTGGTGACGACCAGTACGTCTCCGTCGCGCAGCCACGGCGCGGCGGTCGTGATCATCGCCGCCAGGTCGTCGCCCTCGGTCACGTCACCGATGCCGAGCA is a window of Micromonospora sp. NBC_01699 DNA encoding:
- a CDS encoding coenzyme F420-0:L-glutamate ligase gives rise to the protein MKLEILPVLGIGDVTEGDDLAAMITTAAPWLRDGDVLVVTSKIVSKAEGRLVDVPAADGPEREAAREEILTAETARPVARRGPTRIVQTHHGFVMASAGIDASNVDPSRLVLLPKDPDASARGLRAALRERHGADVVVIVSDTMGRPWRNGLTDVALGVAGLSAIRDHRGEVDPYGNELSITQMAVVDELAGAGELVKGKRDQVPVAVIRGYLNAVDPVDGAGAAVLVRNAEQDLFSLGTAEARASGLRAAATLAEATPTGAGPDGTGVDPAVVDRAIAMVADVVAPGTLFSMVTHEEVRDRLAGAVPDWPAGATAMVLCTPPDDTAATGSAAGTLVRFGADLHRLRAALAAEGVASSVTAPPSGSTAVAALAL
- a CDS encoding ArsR/SmtB family transcription factor, which translates into the protein MLRIFFSSKDIARTRVAAAADPIWELILSLHMLQSRTHDPVMSGWRRDVYRGLRRENLAGQQRLLFALNPPRGYFPDFLTPVQSSQGLEAGLDAIRSTPARLLHHDLSVLATENALPGSAHPLARGEPEVLRHLTDSMRQYQSVALGPYWDRVEAAVEADRIRRARALLDGGAEGLLASLRPAVRYSAGVLEVLDYPYSRELHLGDRGLTLIPSFFCSRTPVALFDPDLPPVLVYPVDRLGGLTPAPGEGAGPAPAVGQGSGREALAALLGRTRANVLEVVDEGCSTGEVARRLHISPAAASQHATVLRNAGLLVSQRDRNTVRHTLTPLGRAMLHQ
- a CDS encoding TIGR03089 family protein: MTDKTTTADNIARVLAAAVAADPTRPLLTWYDDATGDRTELSGATLANWVAKTGNLLVDSAGLAPGDRAGALLPPHWQSAAVLLGCWSAGLAVHGAGLAVPAAGAASDSPEPPRPVDVLFVAADRLDTASAWSAGDRYALALAPMAAPLRTLPPGFADYVVQVRGHGDHFTPQPGGGPQDADLTGLAARSAATLGITAGARVLIDAATHPDPVDWLLAPLVAGASVVLCGNLDRARLAGRLASERVTLDLS
- a CDS encoding glycosyltransferase family 4 protein — its product is MTPGRPPRVLIDATSVPADRGGVGRYVDGLLGALGKLCASGGVDLAVVGLRTDTERYTRMLPAAEVISAPAAVAHRPARLAWEQTGLPLLAQQVGAQVLHSPFYTCPLRAGAPVTVTVHDATFFTEPEHYDKSRRTFFRSAIKTSLRRADRVIVPSKATRDELIRLLDADPTKIDVAYHGVDQSAFHAPTEEEKARVRARLGLGGHNYVAFLGAKEPRKNVPNLIRGWVLAVQDRADPPALVIAGGQGHDDDIDQAVADVPAHLRLLRPGYLRYADLPGFLGGALVAAYPSYGEGFGLPILEAMACAAPVLTTPRLSLPEVGGDAVAYTSEDPQQIATDLAALLDDEARRLALAKAGLDRAKEFTWESSAEVHLAAWTRISG
- a CDS encoding mannose-1-phosphate guanylyltransferase, with protein sequence MFFAVIPAGGSGTRLWPLSRAGHPKFLHPLTGTDASLLQATVDRLGPLTTGDRTLVVTGVAHVTAVARQLAELPEENILVEPSPRDSCAAIALAAAVIALREPTAVMGSFAADHLIGDPARWVDTVRLAITGAEQGLLMTVGITPTRPETGYGYLQCGPLIDGGPLRKVDEFKEKPAADVAEAYVRSGHYLWNASMFVWQVDVFLTELARQQPELHAGVTAIARAWHTPEREDVLGRIWPTLTKISVDYAVMEGAAAAGRVATVPGDFGWNDIGDFHTLGDVLPADSDGNVVLGGDETEKPGVLLWDSTNLVVVPHSGRLVATLGLHDLIVVDTPDALMICPRDRAQDVKKLVDELKQRDEENYI